The genomic interval CTTACTTTGAGCCCTTTTATTTAAAGGAATTTATGTTTGGCGGAAATTAAATTGTTACATCAAATGGGTGTGATAATACACTAAATCATCGATGGGAGCACGCACAATTTTGCCCACCTGCATATGGTTTTCGGAGCATACTTGGATTAATATTTCTTTATAAGTATAACCAACTGAACCAATGCAATTGAACGTGTATTTTTGATATTCGGGATAGTGACAAACCAGGTTTGTAAAAAAAGTTTGAAATCCTTCCTTTACTATTTCTTGGGAATAAGAAAGGTGTTTAAATTCGTGAACAAACTTGCTAAAACTTGCCAAAAATCGATTGGGTAAAGGTTTATTGTACAAATGATCGAATATTGCTTCGTTAGTTAAACCATACGAGGAAACAAAATTTTTATGCATTTCTTCCGGTAAATATCCGCGCATAAAATCGCGTAATACTCTTTTTCCGATGTAGGAACCACTTCCTTCATCTCCTAAAAAATAGCCCAATGAATCGATGTTGTGTGCTACCCTTGTTCCATCGTAAAAGCAGGTATTGGTACCGGTTCCAAGTATAGCAGCAAAGCCTGCTTGTTTGCCTAGAAGCGCTCTTGCTGCAGCTAATAAATCATGGCTTACAAAAACAGTAGCATTTTTAAAAACTGCTTGCATGGCGCGTTCCACAATTTGTACTTTTTCGCTAACGGAACATCCTGCACCGTAGTAGTAAACTTGAGTTATTGAAGTTCGATCGAGCGTATCTGGCAATTGTTCGTTGAGCGAAGCTATAATACCTGCTGTGTCAACAAAATAAGGATTATAACCTTCTGTTGAAAAAAATACCGGTGCATTGACTGAACTAATTAGTCCCCAGCTGCTTTTTGTTGAACCCCCATCGGCAATTAAAATCATACTTTGTTAGATTATATGTTGAAAAATTAATGAGCGCCTTTTGTCTCATTCGAATCATAATTTATTCCTTGCTGCGATAAAATTGAGCGTACCTTAATTGCAAAAAAAGCGAGGTAAACAAAACATAAAACAGGTATCCAATAACTTCTGTGTATGCCAATAATATCGGCCAATTTTCCTTGTAATGGAGGAATAATTCCACCCCCTAAAATCATCATAATTAAAAAAGCCGATCCTTGAGAAGTATATTTTCCAAGTCCGGCAATACTCAACGAAAAAATACAAGGCCACATGATGCTACAAAATAAACCGCCACACAAAAAAGCATAAATTGAAATCGTACCGGAGGTTGCCAATCCAACTAACATCGCCATTGCACCCAGTAAACTAAAAACCAATAACGACTTGGCTGGCTTATCGGCACCGATAATGGATCCTACAATTAAAAAAACTAGACAAATAATATAAAGGTATAAATTACTCATGTCGTGTCCTACCACTGTATTAAAAAACAAAACCACTCCAAATGCAAGTACAGGAACGAGTATCATTAAAACAGTGCGCACTGATTTAGAAACAGAGAAGAGCGAAATAGAACCTGTCC from Bacteroidota bacterium carries:
- a CDS encoding N-acetylglucosamine kinase, with the translated sequence MILIADGGSTKSSWGLISSVNAPVFFSTEGYNPYFVDTAGIIASLNEQLPDTLDRTSITQVYYYGAGCSVSEKVQIVERAMQAVFKNATVFVSHDLLAAARALLGKQAGFAAILGTGTNTCFYDGTRVAHNIDSLGYFLGDEGSGSYIGKRVLRDFMRGYLPEEMHKNFVSSYGLTNEAIFDHLYNKPLPNRFLASFSKFVHEFKHLSYSQEIVKEGFQTFFTNLVCHYPEYQKYTFNCIGSVGYTYKEILIQVCSENHMQVGKIVRAPIDDLVYYHTHLM